In Dehalococcoidales bacterium, a genomic segment contains:
- a CDS encoding ABC transporter permease subunit: MLNIFWRTIKDRKISLAVYSITGLIFIWMYVALFPSMQKNAEAFEKMLESFPEAFYKALGIESLGFSTIEQFLAMEHFSLVWPLMAIFLLLSIAGSGLAGEIEKGTAELILSKPVSRLKLFLGKYTAGLVSLLVFTIVSIFAIVALAPMHAVSYNFANFALVAAISFLFGWAIFSMGMLFSAIFSERSRVYMACGGILLVMYVLNVMALLSENLEWLKYVSFFHYYDYNAALADGSLGIFNVLFFGITIAFCSVAGAWWFTKRDIAV; encoded by the coding sequence ATGTTAAATATTTTTTGGAGAACGATTAAAGACAGGAAAATTTCTCTTGCGGTTTATTCAATCACCGGCTTGATATTCATATGGATGTACGTCGCGTTGTTTCCTTCCATGCAGAAAAATGCAGAAGCGTTTGAGAAAATGCTTGAATCATTCCCGGAGGCTTTCTATAAGGCGCTAGGTATTGAAAGCCTGGGTTTTTCTACTATAGAGCAGTTTCTGGCAATGGAGCATTTCAGCCTGGTGTGGCCTTTAATGGCTATTTTTCTGCTACTTTCTATTGCAGGTTCGGGTTTGGCTGGCGAAATAGAAAAGGGAACAGCAGAACTAATACTTTCAAAGCCGGTATCCAGGCTTAAACTGTTTCTGGGCAAATACACGGCAGGCCTTGTCTCATTGCTGGTATTTACGATAGTTTCCATATTTGCCATTGTCGCACTGGCCCCGATGCACGCAGTCAGCTATAACTTTGCCAATTTTGCGCTGGTAGCCGCAATATCCTTCCTGTTTGGATGGGCGATATTCAGTATGGGGATGCTGTTTTCGGCAATATTTTCTGAAAGAAGCCGGGTTTATATGGCCTGTGGTGGTATCCTTCTGGTGATGTATGTATTAAATGTTATGGCACTGCTAAGCGAAAATCTGGAATGGCTAAAATACGTTTCTTTTTTCCATTACTACGATTATAACGCCGCATTAGCTGATGGAAGTCTGGGGATTTTTAATGTTTTATTCTTTGGAATTACGATAGCTTTTTGTTCGGTTGCTGGAGCCTGGTGGTTTACAAAGCGGGATATTGCAGTTTAA